One segment of bacterium DNA contains the following:
- a CDS encoding prepilin-type N-terminal cleavage/methylation domain-containing protein, producing MESQAKSKKAFTLIELLVVIAIIAILAAMLLPVMTAARLRSKIASVHSDLRQFGIAIEMYREDKGGYPFARQSCIDNSEIDYYEMPRELYTMGYIPAHRILDPFNQRTNGEVDDKRRTYKYVVVGWQYSNDAIVPGGMWIPGGYPADTGNCYYYYIENGMNQRIDKTLKPETVQAPLKWAVWSVGPGGDVGWEKSGELMRPVPRTEWYPYNHKGVIVHLSDGRTSP from the coding sequence GTGGAAAGCCAAGCAAAGTCCAAAAAAGCTTTTACTCTGATCGAGCTGCTGGTGGTGATTGCAATAATCGCTATACTGGCAGCTATGCTGCTGCCTGTGATGACTGCCGCGCGGCTTCGGTCGAAGATAGCAAGCGTACATTCAGACCTCAGGCAGTTCGGTATAGCTATTGAAATGTATAGGGAGGATAAAGGCGGATATCCCTTTGCGCGGCAGTCATGCATCGATAATTCGGAGATAGACTATTATGAAATGCCGCGCGAACTGTACACGATGGGCTATATACCGGCACATCGGATACTCGATCCGTTCAACCAGAGAACAAACGGTGAGGTCGACGACAAGCGCCGCACGTATAAATATGTGGTGGTCGGCTGGCAATACTCAAACGATGCTATAGTTCCCGGCGGCATGTGGATACCGGGTGGTTACCCCGCAGACACAGGAAACTGCTACTATTATTATATTGAGAATGGCATGAATCAGCGCATAGATAAAACTCTGAAGCCGGAGACTGTTCAAGCACCTCTGAAATGGGCTGTATGGAGCGTGGGACCCGGCGGCGACGTGGGCTGGGAAAAATCAGGTGAGTTGATGCGGCCTGTACCCAGGACTGAGTGGTATCCATATAACCATAAAGGCGTTATCGTTCACCTGAGTGACGGAAGGACATCTCCATGA
- a CDS encoding ECF transporter S component has translation MIKYRARDLSIGGLFGALGVAVPVLFHMVGMGTLFLPMHLPILICGLYVSVPVAFAVGVVTPLISSALTGMPPLVPTGVLMMLELGVLAGSASLFGRRLKLPVILSVILAMTAARLVGGLERVVIAPLMGLQQGFVAYLAFSVIESWPGIALQIVVAPIVVRIIGTHIRKAA, from the coding sequence ATGATAAAATATAGAGCACGAGACTTGAGCATAGGTGGACTCTTTGGCGCTCTGGGCGTTGCTGTGCCGGTCTTGTTTCATATGGTGGGTATGGGAACGCTGTTCCTGCCTATGCACCTGCCGATCTTGATCTGCGGGCTGTATGTGTCGGTGCCTGTGGCGTTTGCGGTCGGAGTGGTGACCCCATTGATCTCGTCAGCACTGACCGGTATGCCGCCATTGGTCCCGACAGGCGTGCTTATGATGCTGGAACTGGGCGTGCTGGCAGGATCGGCAAGCCTGTTTGGCCGTAGACTTAAGCTGCCAGTGATATTGTCTGTAATACTTGCAATGACTGCTGCAAGGCTGGTCGGAGGGCTCGAACGAGTCGTGATCGCTCCGCTGATGGGTCTGCAGCAGGGCTTTGTTGCATACCTGGCGTTTTCGGTGATCGAAAGCTGGCCGGGAATCGCACTGCAAATTGTTGTTGCGCCGATTGTGGTCAGAATAATCGGCACTCATATCAGGAAAGCTGCGTAA